The Eptesicus fuscus isolate TK198812 chromosome 20, DD_ASM_mEF_20220401, whole genome shotgun sequence genome contains the following window.
TATAGTGAGTGAACGATGCCATGAATGAGGCTGGGACCTGCCTTATGCACCCCTTCAAGCTCCAAGATGACccccatttctgtggcagttctTGGCATCAAGTCTCAGTCCAGGCCCCAGAGAATATTGACACGAGAAAGACACTGACCCTGTCCTCACACTCCCTCAACCACTTGCTTGGttgccactgtgtgtgtgtgtgtgtgtgtgtgtgtgtgtgtgtgtgtaaaacaagaGAAGGGGAGTAGTTCTGGGTTTCTAAAATGCAgtcccgccctaactggtttggctcagtggatagagcgtcggcccgcagactcaagggtcccaggttcgattctggtcaagggcatgtaccttggttgctgggcacatccccagtagggggtgtgcaggaggcagctgatagatgtttctctctcatcgatgtttctaactctatccctctcccttccactctgtgaaaaaatcaataaaatattttttaaaaaataaaatgcagtccCCAGGCCCATGGTTCTCAGGGCGTTGGTAACTGGGTCCTCAGGGTCTTCTGAAAGGCCAGCCTGAGCCTCCCAACGCTGTACAGACTTGGCAATCTGGTCTTTGCCTCGGGCTGGTATTTCAGCCCCTCTCAGAATGGTTAACACGGGTCTATCCCGCTGCTGAGAATTTCTTACTAGGAATCTGGCTAGCAGGAAATGAGAAAACCAATTTAAGAACTCGTAAGTGATAAATAATGCATTTCCTGGTCGTGAGAAGGTGGAAAGCCTTTTCTAAGGGATGGCTCAGGTCCTTATGGGGTTTATCCTTGGATCATTCCAGAATCCATGTACATCAAACCCTATCTGGAAGGTGGGAGAAGGAGCGAGGAAACCCTGGCCCAGCTCTCTGGATGCCCCCTCATTTGGGGTATTTCGATTCCCAGATCTGGACTTGCCCAGCCGGGAAATATTCCACGCCCGAATTGTGACGTCAGCCCGTTGCCATGGCAGCGAAGGCAGACATTCCGCGGTGACCTCACTGCAGAACCAGGCAGCAGTCACATGACGCGCCGGCCCGAGTCCGGCCGGGCGACCGAGACCACCTGTTAGTGAACACGGTAGCCCGACCCCACCCGAGGCCGAGTGCCCAGCGGGTGGCGGCTGCGGGCCGCACGTGGCGCTGGCCGAGCGGCGCCCCCAGGCTCTGCGCGCGCCCGGAAGGGAAGGACcacgcggggccggggcggggaccagcccctccgccccccgcgtGGGGTGGGCGGCGACTCCAACCCACGCTCAGCCCACGCCGAGCCCCGGCTCAGTCCCGGCTGCAGCTCGGAAGGGGCGACCCCGCCCCGTCTCCCCCAACCCGCAGTCGCCGacgccccctccccagctcccgggTGGGCGATGCGCTCCGGGGAGGGCCCAGCGGGGCTGGGACTCGGAGCGGCGACTCACGCGTTGCCGACGTAGACCCTGGGGGTGACCTCGTTGCAGGGCTGGCTCGGGAGGCTGTAGCAGCCGCTGCCGTCCGAGAGCAGGTCGTTGAGATCTTGCACGGAGAGCTCGAACGGGCCCGACATGGCGGCGTCCGGGCCCTGCACGCCGGGGCGGCAACCAGCAAGGGAAGAGCGGCCTGGTCAGCGGGGCGGGAGCTCCCGAGCCcgggcccgcccctccccgccccggagGCGGGTCCGCCGCGCCCTGGAAGCCGCGGATCACCGGCGGCCACACGCGATCCGCCGCCGGGAAGGACGCGCGCCGCCCAGCACCCAGCGAACCTCAGGAAGCCCTCGGGGCGCGTCCCCAGGGGCGGAAACGCCCGCACTCCTGcgttggggcggggcggggagggggcggggggcggtcctATCCCACCCGGTATCATCACAAACTGGGAAGTGCGGTAACTCCATCAGATCAAATGCGAGGCTCAATAAACGTTCCTATGGACCCGGCTACACCCGAGTGTCgcttatttttttcagattaccGGGGTTCCGCTTGTGCGCTCCGACTTCCTACTGCGCACCAGCAGCCCTGGCACCCCCGGGAGCCTGTCAGACGGTCTGCCCCCGCTCAGGCCCTACGAAGCTTACAGTGTTAGAAGCCCGATTCTGGGGCACATTTCTTTCTACATTCATTGAGGGTCAGCCTGGTGCATAAATAAAGGCGTGGGCTCTGCGCAACCAGCCTGGGCATTCTGGTTCTGTTCAATCATTTAATCCCTCTGAGCCTGTttgctgagaaaaagaaaaacgggGGTGATCGTACTGGTTCCTAGCTCCTAGGGCTGATTGGAAGATTAAAGGCACTTAAGGAGAGAGCCCGGCACTAACACTGAGCACCGAATAGGGGCTGGTTCTCCCTCTCCATCAGCACATGTGTGAGGCCCCCCTAGGTGCCACGCCCTGTGCTGGTGTGGAGAGGAGCCTTAGTGGAGGTGAATCCACATGGAGCAGCTGCGGGCTGCCGTAGCCACAGAAGGTCAGACAATCCTGAGATCTCACGAGGAGCAAGACACAGTCTCTGTCCTCCCCATCTGCCAGGAAAATGGTAGGTTCACCTCCCCAtccatccccgcccccctccctccacaaAGCAGATGTGGCCCGGGGATTCAGGAAACCCAGGtctgagcccagctctgcctctaaCGTGGCTGCTGCTCTGGATTTCAGTTTCCTCTGAAACTGAGCAAAGAGAGGAAATTGGATTATCAGTCAGAGAATCAATCATTCATCTCCCCCAAAAGCTTATGGGCTCACACTTTCAAGGGAACCATTGCTGTGGAGGCTACTTAGCTTATAGCCTAAGGTATGTAACCAAGGCTGGCTTTCTccacttccacccccaccccctcgccccgggacccccacccacccccaccccagcacccccctccccccatagcgTACCTGGTAGCATCTGCACTCAAGGCAGGTGAAAATGCTCCTGAGGTCCTCACTCCTCATCTTGACTTGGGCCTGGGTTAGCTTTCAAAAGAGAAGCCAGGGACAACTAGGCCTGCTCTGCCGCTGCTCCTCCTTCCCCGGGACCTGTCCCTGATGTCACAACGGGGTAACTATGACAACCCACCATAGGGACAGCCAAGTACCTCACAGAGAAGCCTCGCTGCCTCATTTCTGAAGTGAGACTAGGAAGAGAAGATGAATAATTCCCTGGAGTATCTAGCCTACCCTGTAATCGTCTCTAATCACAGGCAGAGCACAGGCTTCAGGAAGAAACTGGACTTTGGCCATTACATATCTCACAAGAATAGGATACAAATAGGTATGTGGGCAGTTTGGGTTGGACACTGCCGTTAGGGGTTCAGGAAGGGTCCGCCTTAGAGGTACTGACAAGCAAACCAGACCAGCACATGGCTTTGAGATGATGTGGCTTTATCTGCTGAGTTGGGTCAAAAGGACATTAGCATCAGTGACAAAATGTATCTCTCTCCCACCAGGGTTCATTGGATAGAAATgctcatttaaattctttttttaaaatatatttttattgatttttttagagagagaggaagggagagggagagagagaaacatcatcgattggctgcctcctgcacaccccccactggggattgagctcgcaagcTGGGCATGAgctctaaccaggaatcaaacgggtggcctcttggtgcatgggacgacacccaatccactgagccacactggccaggctcatttaaatactttaaagccaaagtaagagagaaagaggataGGGCTTCAGCCCTCGATAGGCAAGCTGGTCCTATTGGGGAAGCGTGGGCGAGAAGCTCTTCCATGGAATTCAAAGGACAGGTATCTCTGTAAAGTCTACTTATTCCAGCCCTTACCATCCCGACCTGCTCAGATCTCTTCAAAGAGGTCAGTTTGGGAGATTAACCTAAAATTCCTGAACTGGATGAAGGTCAGAATTCAAAATGGTAACGTTTGTGAATCCGGGTCATGGTCTAGAATGTGAGGTTTTCTGAGGCTGCTGCGAGGTCCCTATGCTATAAAATTGCTCTCTTTTATCCTCCAGTGAAACCTGCTGTTGATACCAAACCTCCGGTGGTACACacaaaccacattttaaaactgGGCAAACTACAGGTATGTGTTCCAGCCACCTGCACATGTTCCTTACTGAGTTTTGTCTCTGTCCTAAAGAGGTCCCGTTTCCCAGGAGCTTCTAAGTAACCCACCCAACCAAAAGATTCGTGAATGCTCCTCCTCCCCGTACACATCGCCCCTAGTCTCTCCAGCTCTGCTCCCAGTCTCCACTGTGGTCCTCGGTGTGCCCTTTCCCACAATCCCAGAGGAGCGCACTGCCAAACCACGTGTGCTGCAGCAGCATGTAGCGATGATAGCATCATGGAGGGCTGGGCTTTCTCACCAGGGTGAACAAAAGAGAATCAATAAAATCGAGTATGAAAACAAGCAACTGTGTCAGAAAATCGCAAACGCCCATCGCGGCCCTGCCAAGGTGGATTGCTGGAACGAGTACTTCTCCAAGAGGTAGTGTTTCTTCTCTTCCTGCCGTCGTCCAGTTTTAGAGCAAGTTCCTCCCGAGCGAGCGGGAGGAATGCTGAGGGGAAGTTATCTTGAGGAATAACCAAGGAGATGATGTCCAGGAGAACGAGAACTACCAAACATGGGGAGCTTTCCCGGCAGTAAAGAGCGTTTGTATCAGCTCGGAGACTGATTTCAGAGTCTCGTTCAGAGTTTGTCGCAGGAAAGCGCTACATGCTTCTGCGAAGTGGTGACCGTCGCTGGGACGATGACACAGCCTTCTTAAGAATCAGTGCCACAAATATTCCCCGAGCTACTGTGTGCTCAGCACTGGGACACAGGgatcagaaaagatatatatttCCTAATCTCAAAGACCTCGGGTCTGATAGGGGATACAGTCATGTAAATAATAATGCAATGTGGTCAGGGCTACAAAAGTGCAtgtaagagaaaggagagagagagaaggagagagagagaagagagagagagagagagagagagagagagagagagagagagagagagagagaatgtgtgtgtgtgtgcgcgtgcccGCGCTTTTCCTGGGTCCTTGTATATCTGAAATTGACTTGAAAGCTGAGGGAAGTGAGATGAAACAAAACTTGTCACCGGCCATTTGAGATTTGTCTGTAGGCAAGACCTTCCCTCATCACAGAAATCAGACATTCTCAATCCGTGTTTCACACGATTCCCTAAGGGCGTTTACAAAACGCCACTTTTTACAAGCTGTACCGGAGACCAATCGACTGGAATCTTCTAGGGAGCAGCGGGCTGAGGACCACTGATCTAAGCCGGCCCGGGCTATGCCATTTCCCAGGGTGCAGTCTGGTTCCGGAGGCACGAGGGGCCTCAGGGCTCAGCGGGGACAGCTGCTCCCCGAGCTCAGGCAGTTATGACATCGTGactgtgggagcccctttcacgttCCTCggggttcagggttccggttcagagctcaggttctggagaaggctgcacacaaattaaaaagagactagaaaaatattaatttggcaatatggggggccaggcgggagcccacctctagtgggaggactactactAGGCTCTGaccttgctttcctttttttttttttttgagactacGGGATATACCCAATACCCTtaagcaggtttgggatacacccatagcccttaggcaggtcaTAAGTGGATTatcatatcagtaaggatttacatgattacaagatggggaagttgcctcagttaccattgtctcaattagatagggagtggctggctctgacctttcagagcttcaaggttgaccaacCTTTTATatctattagtgagacaatggtGGGTTTCCGGCAGTGACTTCACTGCCCCCATTCCATCCAGgaggagaattttatttttcaccaaggttctgtgtttttttgtgttttgttttgttgtgttttgttgttgttgttgttgttgttttcagcttAAACAGAGAAACAAGGAACCGGGACCTAGTGAGAATCACCATGGAAAACCAAGGCATTCTGAAGAGGCTCGATGATCGCAAACCAAACTATGACCGCAGGTTGTCGGAGATGGACTGGCAGGCACGTGGGGACTCTGGGATGTTCCTGCGGGTGCAGAGTCTGTCTGTGCTCAGAGCAGAGCCAGTCTCAGAGCAGAGTCAGTCTCAGGAGGGCCCATAAACCACTGAGGGCAAGATCATGAGAAATGGTTGGTAAAAGGAAATAATCGGTCAAAGAAAAGCCACCCAAAGCAAACCATCTGGGAGCCAAGGAGAGCTCCTTGGTAGCAAAGCCAGCACGCATGTTTCAGAAAGATATCTGGTAGCATCTTCCTTCATCCCTCCATTCATTCAGAAAGGCTGAATGCCCAAGCAAAGAGGATGGAGAGTATACAATCCAACACGTGGTTAACATGCTTCATTTAGGAGTAACCCTTCaaggagtcgggggggggggggggggggggcgggttgttGGTATTGGCAGTATTTTTCAAACCCCCACTCCCTGACTTTAATCTGTAAGCTTTTTCTAGCCAGCCTTAGAATTTAGAACTTCAACTTTCGCACCAGCGCCCGGGCTTTGACACAAAccgttctgattttttttttttccttcaagaattCAAGACGTTATATCAGAAATACAACAAAGTATCTTCTCTCCCAAGATGAATAGGTATGTCTTACCCGGCTGCTCTTTACTATTGAACATGGTGATCACATTTGATACCAAAGCCTTGAAAACTGCAGAGTGAGGGGCCCAGTTAAAGGGTGAATTTACTCTTCTATAGTATCTATTGGTTACCCATTCGGAGCCCTTAGAGCCGtctctgctttctcttcctttaaGTAGGAAATGACTGTCTTTTGTCATCAGCTTTGAGGCTTTACATATCTAAGGGGAAGTGATTTGTtccaggaagatataaacaggAGGTCTCGTGGCTTTAATGTTGTGCCAAAGTTACATAACAGGTCTCTGTCACTATTCAAAAGTATTGTTGTGTTGGCATTTTGTATGATTGAACATTGTTAGTAACGACTAAGTttgccccccgcaccccctccctcaGGGAGAGAGATAAATGGACACTCGGGCTTTCCAGAGAATAATTCTGTATAACTGATGCGTCTCTACTTCTCTCCCTCGCTTCTCCCTGAATACAAGGTTACTCACCACAGAACAGAGACAAGAGAAGGCCCTAGGATTTCTTAGCCGCTTAGAGTCTCCAGACACGCCTACATGGCTGAATGCTCAATCTTAGGGATGCTACAATAAAGCTTGAAACACAAAATGAGTAAGTTACATTTAAGGTACCCAATGGCTTTAAGTCCCCCATCCCAAAATGGAGACAGAATGGGGCAGGCAGAAGAAAAGAGGCAACAAGCATTTTTATTTGGGGCTACGAAAAGAAGTTTtaatgagagagaaggagagagaacttTTTAAGACATAAACCATCATCACCATTCTGGGGGAAGAAAAGGTGGGGTGAGATGATCCAGCCACAAGTTCAGCTCTATCAAAACGGAAAACAGAAGCACACGAGGA
Protein-coding sequences here:
- the CFAP97D1 gene encoding sperm axonemal maintenance protein CFAP97D1 isoform X1, whose protein sequence is MNNSLEYLAYPVIVSNHRQSTGFRKKLDFGHYISHKNRIQIVKPAVDTKPPVVHTNHILKLGKLQGEQKRINKIEYENKQLCQKIANAHRGPAKVDCWNEYFSKSLNRETRNRDLVRITMENQGILKRLDDRKPNYDRRLSEMDWQNSRRYIRNTTKYLLSQDE
- the CFAP97D1 gene encoding sperm axonemal maintenance protein CFAP97D1 isoform X2, producing the protein MNNSLEYLAYPVIVSNHRQSTGFRKKLDFGHYISHKNRIQIVKPAVDTKPPVVHTNHILKLGKLQGEQKRINKIEYENKQLCQKIANAHRGPAKVDCWNEYFSKRIQDVISEIQQSIFSPKMNRLLTTEQRQEKALGFLSRLESPDTPTWLNAQS